GTGGCAAGCGGCGTGAGTTCCGTACAGCCGTAGCCTTCGTAGATGTCCTTGCCGAACTTGAGCTTGAAGGTCTCGCGCATTTCGGGGCGGAGCTTTTCTGCACCGGCAATCACGTAGCGCAAAGAGTCGAGGCACATCGGGTGTACCCAGCGGTTGATGGCGATGGCGCGGAGGAACGTCGGGGTGCCCATGAGGATGGTTGCCTTGTATTCGGCGCACACGCGAGCAAGCGTCTTGATGTCAGTTGGGTCGGGACAGAGCACCATCGGTACACCGTCCAAAAGCGGCATCATGAACGTCATCGTAAAGCCGAACGAGTGGAAGAGCGGGAGGAGGGAAGTCATCACGTCGGTGCGGCAAAGCCTGATGACGTGGTCTCCTTGCTGGGCGTTGGAAATCACGTTCTTGTGCGTGAGTTCTACACCTTTCGGCGTACCTTCAGAACCGGAACTGAACAAGATAACGGCATCATCGGTTAACTTAGATGTGGTGAACCAGAAATCTCTCAAAAGCTTCTTGGGGAATGTAAGGACGATGAACGATTCGAGCAGGCGGCAGAAGGTACTGATTTTCTGTTCTTCTTCGTCGATGTAGAACATCTGGCATTTTTCGGCAAGCTGCTTGAAGTCCGGGTTCTTGCCGCAGAGCTTGTCAAAGAAGGCTCGGGACGTGACAATTGTCGAAAGTTCAGCCTTGTCAATGCAGCCGATAAGCGTGTCGACGGGCGAGGTGTAGTTCAAGTTGACCGTCGTCTTTCCGCAACCGAGGATGGACATAATGCCGAGGGCTGCGTCGCGGCTTGTGGGGAGCATGAAGCCTACATTTTGGTCATTCTTGGTGAGCGACTTGATTTTTTTGCCGAAGTAGTGGCAGAGGCGAATCATCTCGTAGCCGTTCACGTGGCGGCCGGCAGGGTCAATCAAGATTGGGCGGGAGCGGCGCTTGCGCATGGCGCGGTACCAGAGCGGAATGATACTTGCGGAATGGTCCATAGCCATGTTCCAAATATCCGTGCCCAAGTTTTGCAGATCCTTGCGGATGACGTTTTCGGGCGTGGTGGCGGGCATGGCCTTGCCAAAGCCTACGCTGATGACGCGGTTGAAATACTGCGGACGGTTCACGCATTCGGAGGCGTGGCTGTAGCGGCTGCCCCAGAGACCTTGTATGTAGAACGGGACGAGCTGAGCGTTAGTGCCTTCAATTGCCTTGCTGTAGTCGAGCGAGAACTTGGAAACAAATGGCGTCTTGGAAACTTCGCCTTCGGGGAAGATGACCACCGCTTCGCCCTTCAATAGCGCCTCGTGGATTTTTTCCATGGCTTCGCTGGGGTCGCGGCGGTTGATGTTGATGACCGACTTGCCGTGAGAGAACCAGCGCAAGTACCAATCTGCAAACGTGTTCCTGTTGCTTGCGATGAGGAGCGTGCGCGGAGAGGCCATCTGGAGCACGGCCCAGTCGATGAAGCTAAAGTGCGGACCCACCAAAAGGAGCGGGCCGGATTCGGGCATGTTCTGGATGCCGTGGACCTTGACCTTATAGCGGAACACGTATGAGAATGCAAAGCGGAGCCCGGCGCGGAGGAGCGTCATCGGGGTGCGCTTGAGCGTGAACACGAACGTGAGGGCGAGGATTACGGCGAGGAAGAACATCTGCTTGTGGAGGCTGAGTTCGGTCATGAGGAAGAGGATGACTTGGAAGCCGAGCAAGATGAACAGGAAGCTCATCTGAATCATGAACGAAACGGCGTGGATGCGGCCAGATGTGTCTGGGCGTGTGACGTTTTGGATGACCGTGCGGAGGATGACGAATGCGGAGCCTGCCCAGAAGGCGATGAATGCGTAGAGGAACGCAAGGACGTACTGGTTATTGATGAATGGCGTTATAATCATCGTGATGGAAGACGCAATGGCGGCAAGCGGGATAAGGCCTGTTTCCACGAAGTTCTTGGAGGACTTGGCTGCGCTGATAGCGCCAATGACGTAACCGATTCCGGTGAAGATGAACGTCCACTGGAAAAGTGTCGTGCTTTGCGTGCCCGTCATGTTCTGCGAAATCATGATGAGGAACTGCGTCACGCTCCAGAAAGCGGCAATACCGAGCATCGAGAGCTTGAGCATCGGGTTCGACCAGGTCGAAGAGAAATTGCGCATGGGGGAGCGAAGCTTCACGAACTTGTTCTGCTTGCAGATGCGAATGCAGAACGACGAAATTGCAGCGAAAAGTCCAACAGCGGAGAGGATGAATGGGAGGAGCGAGTAGCTAATGGTCGAGCTGTCGTTCGGACTGTAGTCAAACGTGAGGAAGGATATAATTGTGATACCGAGCGCCATGAAAATCAAGTGCTTGGCGTTGATTTTCACGAGGTCGTTCCCGTCGGTGATTTCTTTCATGAGGCCGATTTTTGCCGGATTGAAAATCGAGAGGAAAATGCCGTACAGGAACAGGAATGCAAATGCGCCAAAGTCGAGTCTATCGCCAAAGAAGAATGCGATGAGCAAAACGGAGATTGCCATGCCGATGGAGGTCCAACCCATGACTTTGCTCTTGGGGAAACGGCCGGCGAAGTAACTTGCCACATGCATCATGATGATGCTCGGCGAGAACATGGCGAACTGAAGTAGAAGGCTCAGCCAGAAAAACCGTG
This is a stretch of genomic DNA from Fibrobacter sp. UWB13. It encodes these proteins:
- a CDS encoding MFS transporter, whose amino-acid sequence is MQLGLFIHFQRWITFNSEGARFFWLSLLLQFAMFSPSIIMMHVASYFAGRFPKSKVMGWTSIGMAISVLLIAFFFGDRLDFGAFAFLFLYGIFLSIFNPAKIGLMKEITDGNDLVKINAKHLIFMALGITIISFLTFDYSPNDSSTISYSLLPFILSAVGLFAAISSFCIRICKQNKFVKLRSPMRNFSSTWSNPMLKLSMLGIAAFWSVTQFLIMISQNMTGTQSTTLFQWTFIFTGIGYVIGAISAAKSSKNFVETGLIPLAAIASSITMIITPFINNQYVLAFLYAFIAFWAGSAFVILRTVIQNVTRPDTSGRIHAVSFMIQMSFLFILLGFQVILFLMTELSLHKQMFFLAVILALTFVFTLKRTPMTLLRAGLRFAFSYVFRYKVKVHGIQNMPESGPLLLVGPHFSFIDWAVLQMASPRTLLIASNRNTFADWYLRWFSHGKSVININRRDPSEAMEKIHEALLKGEAVVIFPEGEVSKTPFVSKFSLDYSKAIEGTNAQLVPFYIQGLWGSRYSHASECVNRPQYFNRVISVGFGKAMPATTPENVIRKDLQNLGTDIWNMAMDHSASIIPLWYRAMRKRRSRPILIDPAGRHVNGYEMIRLCHYFGKKIKSLTKNDQNVGFMLPTSRDAALGIMSILGCGKTTVNLNYTSPVDTLIGCIDKAELSTIVTSRAFFDKLCGKNPDFKQLAEKCQMFYIDEEEQKISTFCRLLESFIVLTFPKKLLRDFWFTTSKLTDDAVILFSSGSEGTPKGVELTHKNVISNAQQGDHVIRLCRTDVMTSLLPLFHSFGFTMTFMMPLLDGVPMVLCPDPTDIKTLARVCAEYKATILMGTPTFLRAIAINRWVHPMCLDSLRYVIAGAEKLRPEMRETFKLKFGKDIYEGYGCTELTPLATLNAPNVLLDDFLTMEKCCDHSSIGMVVPGSTGAIINPETNEFLAPGEEGMLVITGPQVMKGYLRDEAKTDAVIFEVDGRRWYKTGDKCTITEDGFVKILGRYSRFAKLGGEMISLTAVELRIAETGIMGDHEFAITAVPDSVKGERIVLLVKGDATLDTEEISRSLRKSGIPPLMQPGSVFCVEAIPKLGSGKWDFNGMKKLATELVEKK